Proteins from one Streptomyces sp. NBC_00289 genomic window:
- a CDS encoding Zn-dependent alcohol dehydrogenase — MVRAAVLPAVGAPLEITEIDLPDPGPGRVRVRLAAAGVCHSDLSLTNGTMRVPVPAVLGHEGAGTVVAVGEGVTHVAPGAGVVLNWAPSCGSCHACTRGEVWLCANALNGAADVHARRTSDGTELHPGLNVAAFAEETVVPAACVLPVPDGVPLVDAALLGCAVLTGYGAVHHSARVLPGETVAVFGVGGVGLATIQSARIAGASKIVAVDVSPEKEELARAAGATDYVVASDTTAREIRALTGKQGVDVAVECVGRAVAIRAAWDSTRRGGRTTVVGIGGKDQQVTFNALELFHWGRTLSGCVYGDSDPAKDLPVLAEHVRAGRLDLGSLVTERIALDGIPAAFENMLAGKGGRALVVF; from the coding sequence GTGGTTCGTGCCGCCGTCCTGCCCGCCGTGGGCGCCCCGTTGGAGATCACGGAGATCGACCTCCCGGACCCCGGCCCCGGCCGGGTCCGCGTCCGTCTCGCCGCCGCCGGGGTCTGCCACTCCGACCTGTCCCTGACCAACGGCACCATGCGCGTACCGGTCCCCGCCGTCCTCGGCCACGAGGGCGCCGGCACGGTCGTCGCCGTCGGCGAAGGCGTCACCCATGTCGCGCCCGGTGCCGGGGTCGTCCTCAACTGGGCTCCGTCCTGCGGGAGTTGTCACGCCTGCACGCGCGGCGAGGTCTGGCTGTGCGCCAACGCGCTCAACGGCGCCGCCGACGTCCACGCCCGCCGCACCTCCGACGGCACCGAGCTGCACCCCGGCCTGAACGTCGCCGCGTTCGCCGAGGAGACGGTCGTACCGGCGGCCTGCGTCCTGCCCGTACCGGACGGTGTCCCGCTCGTCGACGCGGCGCTCCTCGGATGCGCGGTCCTCACCGGCTACGGCGCCGTCCACCACTCCGCGCGGGTGCTGCCGGGGGAGACGGTCGCGGTGTTCGGGGTGGGCGGCGTCGGGCTCGCCACCATCCAGTCGGCCCGTATCGCGGGCGCCTCGAAGATCGTCGCGGTCGACGTCTCCCCGGAGAAGGAGGAGCTGGCGCGGGCGGCGGGCGCCACCGACTACGTCGTCGCCTCCGACACCACCGCCCGCGAGATCCGCGCCCTCACCGGCAAGCAGGGCGTCGACGTGGCCGTCGAGTGCGTGGGCCGCGCGGTCGCGATCCGCGCGGCCTGGGACTCCACCCGCCGCGGCGGCCGTACGACGGTGGTCGGCATCGGCGGCAAGGACCAGCAGGTCACCTTCAACGCCCTCGAACTCTTCCACTGGGGCCGCACCCTCTCGGGCTGTGTGTACGGCGACTCGGACCCGGCGAAGGACCTTCCGGTCCTGGCCGAGCACGTCCGGGCGGGCCGCCTGGACCTGGGCTCGCTGGTGACGGAGCGGATCGCCCTGGACGGTATCCCGGCGGCCTTCGAGAACATGCTGGCGGGCAAGGGCGGCCGGGCACTGGTGGTGTTCTGA